The following is a genomic window from Tursiops truncatus isolate mTurTru1 chromosome 7, mTurTru1.mat.Y, whole genome shotgun sequence.
TAATCTGCTGTCACCCTCCGTGTGCTAAGCTCCAAGTGTAATATCCAATGTAGAATAAACAGGTAAGACATGATCCCCGCCCTCGGGGATTGCACTAGGAGAAGCCCCTGAAATAAGAAAGAACCAACACTCTCCAGCCCCTATCTAAGAAGTAATGAGAATTTAAACCATTAATTAATTAGCTGCACAAAGACTTAAAGTGATTAATTAGCTTCACAAAGACTTAAAGAGCATTGATTGAATTTTTGTACATGGGGTTCTATTTTGGTTTTGAGTCAAGGTGGTAAGGTTGAcgcctttaatttatttatagaaatagaactctttttaaaattataaaaataaactgtgcTCATTTAAACTAGAGGCTACGGAATTGCAAAAAATAGAAATTGCGAGTCCCTTGGCTTGAACTGGAGATGAACCCTAGCTCTGCTCTCACCAGCTGTGGCTGTCACCCCTCAGACTGTCAGTTTCTCATCATTAAAGTGAGGTTAATAAATACTAAGGGAAAATCTTGTGAGAATTAAGAGCAAAATGATTCAAAATGCCAAGCATAATATTTGGtgagtatttaataaatgctgtggtttttttctccttcctataTTTTGAAAGTTAATTTGAGTGGAATTAACTTTACATGTAATGCACTGATCTGAAATAAGCTTGATCTACTATGAATATATATTTGGCTTATTTTGGGTTCCATCAGTGCGTATCAAATGTCTCCAAATCGCGAGTGCCCCGTGGAAGGCCCTTCCTCACCATTTTACTAACTAACAGTCCCAAGGACTTTTCACATAATTGATCATTAACTCTCAGAAAATGCCTAACGGGCAAATTACCCTGGCTGCTTTACATTTTTGAGGAAAAGGTACATTTAcaaaattgtctttttctttgttgaatAACTTTAACCTCCAACCACAGTCATTTCCCTGTGGGCGCAAACAGAGGGAAATGTTCTTTCTGAGTATTTAGTAaagactgggggcttccctggtggtgcagtggttgagagtccgcctgccgatgcaggggacgcgggtttgtgccctggtccgggaagatcccacatgctgcggagcggctgggcccgtgagccatggccgctgagcctgcgcgtccggagcctgtgccccgcaacgcgaggggccacaacagtgaaaagaCTGGAGCcatcaaaataagtaaatagtgaagttttattttcattattctgcaGTCATCGTTTTATTGTAAATTAAGGAAAGAACATTTGCTGGTTGGCAAAGAAGCAGAAGaggttttctcttttattgatGTCTCCAGTGTTGTGACACAGAGCCTATCAGATGAAACAACGTCTACACTAATGAaaatggattctgtttgctcctCAGTTAAAGTTAGGAGGTCCCAAAGAATAGTGGATATACTGAAAGTATGTCTCGAAAAGTCTTCCTTCAGGTAGAATGTATTTCACAGTATCACAGGAAACGATCATCTTTTGTTTTGTAAAGGAGGCGATCCTGGTGTTACAGACAGAGCCTGCACTTTGGTGTCATAAAACCAGTTTCACACTGGACTGCAGATCTATCTTGTGGTCCAGGCAAGCTGGTCAACCTCTCTGCACCtgcatttcctcatctctgatGTGGGGCACATACTACCTGCCTCACAGGAAGGTCAAGAGGATAGCACGGGGCAGTAGTCACATTTCCTGTACACAGTAGGCATGTCGTAAATCTTTAGTCTTTCACTCTCTGCCTCCCTTACTTAAAAATGTTAGGCTAGGTGGTTTTAAAACTAAACATCTCTCATTTGTTTGGCAGGCTACAAAgtgtttccatatacattttctcctttgatGTTTCAAAACAGCCCTGTGAAATAGGTAGGCTTGACTTAGTATTAACACTGTTTTGCAGATACAGAAACAGTGCTCAACGAGCTTAGGAGAATTAGCTGCCCCTCTTGCTTGGCTGGTGAAGGGAGATGCAGGGAGAAGGTCCAGGTCCTTTGGTACCTGAGTCTGTGCTTTCCCCACAGGCTACTTTGTAGCCCCTCATCTCTTTGTGGAAAATCCAAATGGTAAACTTGAATATattcttcttgttttctgatgATAACTGTGTGTCAGGGTTCAATCAGAGGTTATCACAAGGGATTGGTTTATGCAATTACGGGGATGGACCACGGAAGCCAGGAGTCTGTGGGGTAGGCAGTCAAGAAGGGAAGATGATGAGCGTTCAGAATCCCAGAAGCATGAACTGAAACTTGGAGTCTCTGAACTCAGAGGGTGGGGACGGGGGAAGGGAAAGGCTCATCCCTCTTTTAAAGGGCTTCCAAATGTTTAAGTCAGGCCTGCTGGGATGGTCTCCCTATTGTTTAACTTACAGTCAGCTGATTAGGGACcttaatttcatctgcaaactTCTTTCACAGCAGGACCTAGTAAGTAATACCGGTGCCTGACTGACTCACTGGGAGAAGGTGTGCATGTGCTACCACTCGGCTTctgcttccctcccttctctaacTCCCAGGAGAGAGGGTAGCCTTTGTAGTCCACGCTAACCAGAACAGACCAGAAAGGGAATTCTGCGGTCTGTAGTTCAGCTGAGCGAAGCTGAAACATCGCAAAGCCGTCCCCATAAAAAGCCGAAGTCCACCACTGAAATGTATTTCTCCACTAATGTGTTTCTCTGGCATCTGTGCATACCTTCTGGTCACTGTGAGGGAAGCTTGAGCAGACTAGGAAAGAGATTGGTCAACACGAATTTCTACTAGCATATCTGCTGTCGGGTTCCAAGGATAGAGCTTCTCTGCACACTAGCTCTTGTGGATTGGATTTCTGGAAGGTTCCCAGAGATATTGCCCACATAGGGCATGTTTGCTGATAGATGGAGTGGGCACATGATTCATGCTAGAATGTGAGCTGCTTCATCATCTCGggcgaaaacaaaacaaagcaaaagcagCCAAACCAAATAAAAAGTGACAACTGCAGCAACAATCGACGGTAATGAGACTGTGACACTGATGACACCAGGGTTTTATCAGTTTAAGGTTTCTGTTCTTCCCTCGATGACTAGAATTGTTTGGTGATGCTGAAACAAAAATCAAGGGATGGCATGCCTGGGGATGGACTGTTTACCTCTGCCATGCATCGAGTACTTTGTCCTTGTGCCTGGCACAGTATCCCATTAAGTAGTGCATTAGTCAGAgtcttcacagaaatagaaaaaaaccctacatatatatttcatataatcaTATCATATAgtatatgatatattttaaggaattggttcataTGATTATggagtcccaagatctgcagttaGCAAGCAGGATACCCAGGAGAGACATAGTCTAGTTCCAAAGGCCAGCAGGCTTAAGAGCCAGGGAGAGCTGGTGTTTTAGTTTGAATTCCAAGGCAGGAGAAAAATACATGTGCCGACTCAAAGGAGGAATTTGGGGAAGGGTCAGCCTTTTGCTCTATTTAGGCCTTCAACTTATTAGATGCagcccacattagggagggcaatctactATACTCAGCCTATCGGTTTAAATGTTAAGGGCCTGAGAGGGTAAAAGGAATGATGTCCGTGTCACTAGTCTAGTGTCAGCACTGCTGTAGTCACTGGTAGTTCCACACGGGAAGAAACAGTGGATAGAAGGATGGCTGCGATGATGGCATTTCTTAGGACACCTTTGGATTCATCATGAAAACAACTACTCTCTGAGCAGCTGCGGGCAGCGTTTAGTACATAAACCGTCATGCAAGTTGAGAGGTTCAAATCTTCATGTTCACTTTAAGAACACTCGTGAAACTGCCCAGGCCATTAAGGGTAGGCACATCCGAAAAGCCACCAAGTATCTGAAGGATGTCACTTTAAAGAAGCCGTGTGTGCCGTTCCGTCGCTACAATGGTGGAGTTGGTAGGTGTGCCCAGGCCAAACAGTGGGGCTGGACGCAGGGTCGGTGGCCCAAAAAGAGTGTTGAATTTCTACTGCACATGCTCAAAAATGCAGAGAGTAACGCTGAACTTAAGGGCTTAGATGTAGATTCTCTGGTCACTGAGCACATCCAGGTGAACAAAACCCCCAAGATGCAGCGCAGGACTTACAGAGCTCATGGTCGGATTAACTCATACATGAGCTCTCTGTGCCACACTGAGATGATCcttactgaaaaagaacagattgttCCTAAACCAGAAGAGGAGGTTGCCCAGAAGAAACAGATAtacctgaagaaacaaaaacttatggcCCGGGAATAAatgctgcaaaaaataaatgcaaataaaggttaaaaaaaaaaaaaaaaagttaaacttatCCAAAACCACCCTCATAGAAACACCCAGAACAATGTTTGATCACATATCTGGGTACCCTGTGGTCCAGTTaatttgacatataaaattaactgtCACAGTAGTTTCAGATGATACCAAGCATGAAAGAAAATCCCGGTTCCCTGGAGGGCCTCTAATCCTCATTTCTCAGGATTCCTGGGCTTTTCCTCTGGCTTTCGCAGTGCTGGGCATTCCACCTGTGCTTTCCTTCAAACCTCCACTTCCATTCTTTTTTGCCCAGAAACACAAAGTTGAGCTGTACTGTGTACATAATTACTTGGGGCAGCTGCCTTGTTGTCTGCTACTCATGTTAAAGTGACTGTCCCCTGTCTCAGGAGTACCAAAAGGTGGGAGGGGTTGCCGTGGAGGAGCATCAGGCATCCTTGCTGCTGAGCTCTGACTGATGCCACGTAGGGATGCTTTCCTCAGCCCATGCTGCCACTTACCCCTCTCCTGTTGGGTTTAGTGGCTCTGGAATTAAGGAACACACATGTGAGAGGTTGTGGGTAGATTGCAAAAATGGCCAGTTTTTCATGCTTGTGATTTGACTTTGAAACTCTTCGCATCGATAAGTGGGGTTTATTTCCCCACTACTTGAGTCTAGGGTGGGCTAGTAATTTGCTTTGGCAACGAAGTGCAGTGCAGGTATCAGTGATAGTTCTGAGCTCAGGCTCCAGGAGGTCCTGCGTATTTCCATACTCTCAGAACCCTGGCCGGATCATTTATGAACAAGCCCAGGCTAGCCTGTTGGAGGACAAGAGATTATGTGGAATAGAGATAAGTCATTTCCATTGAGACCATTCTAGACTAGTCTAGCTCATCTGGCCTAGTAGCCAACCATAAATGCATTAACGATCCCAACTGAGACCAGAAGAGCCACCGAGTGGATCACTGATCACAGCCCCAGTTACCGACCTGCAGAAATGTGACCTAAATAAATGGccattgttttaagctgctaagttctGGAGTGGTTTGTTATATAGTAGAAACTAATGGATACAGTTATCACTTTATACCTGGAGTACAATTACTGATATGGACTCTCTGAGCATTTTGTAACTCCCTGTTTTGGAACAAAGAATTAATAGGATATTTCTGCTGCTGAAGTTAATAGGTTTCTTCTGCCTAGCATTTTTCTGATATAGCTTAGCTCCTACACTCTCAAAGCTGACATATGTATATAGAATAGAGTTTAGTAGTTTGGTAGAACCTTCAAATTTTAACATAGACTCCTGAATGACGTAAGACACTAGGCtttgaatatttgtttaattaggTATTCCATGGACCCCCTAAGGGTTTAAGAAAGCATGAGCCCTGGCTTCCTTCTTATTCTTGTTCAAGTAAATGCAGGTTTTAACAGGCCAAGTGGCCTAAGTAGGTGACAACTCTACTCATTTCCTATTGCATTCATAGTCTCCTGCCAAATTTCCTTGACTTCAATGGGGTCACAGATTTGAAGAATTACACAGCTATTTAGTGGTAGTGAAAGAACAATTTCAGAGGAGATTCATAGATTTTGATGACTATGAATCATACCTTAAGAATCTGTGGCTACCTTTGAAGTGCAAACCACAGGATGTATCTGATTTACTCAGCAGCTGTGCTATTCCTGTGGTTCAGTTTCCAAAAGACCTGACTGAGCTGAAAATCAACTGTTCCCACCAAGAAGACCATTGGTAAAAATGTTGGGTATGTTAACCAGAATTGTACTGAATTTTCTGGCCACACGGCCAAAATCTTGCTCAAGTTTGGAGTTCACTGGctttgtagcaatgttttctttcatgaaaCTCTTGAGATCAGAGCTGAGTCTCTTAGGGATGTAGACTGTGATTCAGAAATGAGATCTGCTCCAGCTTAATGTCCTCCTGAGGTTCTTCAGAACAGCTCGGTTTAACATAAGTTTTCTTATTGACTGGTCGAGATGTACAAACGACCTACAAGAATGGATTTTTGAATGTGTTTGGggaaacaacttttatttttagattccttcATACTGAGTGAAGAGAAGGTGTATTCCAGATAGTCCTCTAATTATAAACTTAATCCAGTTAGCGTACCAATCTGGCAGATGTTTTAGTGTAACACAAATGAATATTTTCACTTACCTGATTTGTTTAGTTGAAGGTTCTGGTGGACCACATGTGTAAATTTCTAGGAACTATGTCTCAATTAAACGGATCACCAAATTTTTGGAGAAATCTAGTGGCTTTGCCGCCCTGCCatgtgcacatttaaaaaatatcttctatttGATTGAAAAAAGATACTACTCTTCAACTGACAAATCATTCCTATCCTTCATCAGAAACATCTTCCTTTTAAGAGGCTAACTTTATTTTGGCACAAGAGAGAGGCTGTACCTTCCTAAGGGGTGACATTATGCTTTCAGCTTAGCCAAGCCCAGCTTATTAGACTTCCGATGAAAAAAGTTAATCCAATGACAATTTGATTAGATGATGACGATGACGATGATTAGTTGTAattacatttactgagtgctgggCAAGACACTAAATAATCCATAttaatcatcttatttaatcctcacaacaaccctgtgaggtaggcactattattatccctattttcaggtgaggaaattgaggcacagagaagtcaaatGTCCAGGTAGCATAGCTAGGAAATGGAAGAGATGGGGCCCAAGTATGGTTTTGTTAGACTTGAAACTCATAGCCATTTCAAAATACTATATAGTATTAAATAAAGTActaaagaatttcttttctgCATCTTATTTTATCAAAACATGAGCAACGAGTGGCAGCTCCTTTTGCAAAGGCAAGGTGGATGCTTATAACAgtaggggaggaaaaacaattttccctCTACACTTCTGAGTTCTTAGTTGAGACCTCTGTagtaaaagacagattaataagagaaaaacaaatatatttattaacatgTAGACCTCATGTAGACATGGGAGGTGcccaggaaaaaaatgagtcaaagaggtggcttagaattcaggcttcaaTACCATCTCAATGATTTTTCGGGAAAGTTGGAGGTCCTAGAAGAATAGATGGGAGATATGATAGTTTGTGACAAAGTTTGTCTGGGTGTGGTGTCAACTGCTAGTCTCCCCTCCTGTGATAAATCAATCTTCCGTGGTTGATGAAACTCCAAGGGAAGGAATTTACAACAATTCAGTtccttttggaggatctgtctttAGTCAGATAAGGGAAGTTCAGAGAAAGTCCCTTCCTGCATTTGCTGTTTTCAAGTGCCTACAAAATAATCAGTataccaaagtggcatattttggggtggcgtGTCCTGTGAGCCTTTAAAGCAATATCAATTGGTTTAACTTTT
Proteins encoded in this region:
- the LOC109547996 gene encoding large ribosomal subunit protein uL22-like, which codes for WHFLGHLWIHHENNYSLSSCGQRLVHKPSCKLRGSNLHVHFKNTRETAQAIKGRHIRKATKYLKDVTLKKPCVPFRRYNGGVGRCAQAKQWGWTQGRWPKKSVEFLLHMLKNAESNAELKGLDVDSLVTEHIQVNKTPKMQRRTYRAHGRINSYMSSLCHTEMILTEKEQIVPKPEEEVAQKKQIYLKKQKLMARE